The sequence CCCTGAAAGCCGCCGAGCGCGAAGTTGGTTTCTTCATACTGCAAAAACCAACCGGGCACGCATAATAATCTGCTGCGCCAATGCCTCTGCGAGCTAAAAACTTTGTCGTAAAAGTGTTCAAGCTGTGATATGGAATCAACATTGCGATCTGTCAACCTATACTCATTTACAAGGAGACGTCATGAGGTACCAAGTGAACAACTCGTTTTCGAGGCTTTGGGCTCCGATATTGCTCAGTCTGACCTTGTTTTTGCAGGGTTGCCCGATGTTGATCATACCAATTGTCGCCGCTTATTCTGAATCAGGAATAACTGTCACATGTAGCGGTCCAGGGTTTTCTGGACACAATTTTGTCCTTAATCACGCCGCGCACTCAGTGAGCACGATCTGCCTTTCGCGGACCTGGCTCGGCGTCTTGTAGCCGTGCCTGCCGATGATCCATTGCCGGTTGTAGGTTTCCTTGAATTTCAGCAGGGCCTTCCTCAACTCTTCGACCGTGTTGAATCGCCTGACCCAAAGCAGATTTTCCTTGAGGATGCGAACGAATCGTTCCGCGATGCCATTGCCTTGGGGCTCA is a genomic window of Desulfovibrio oxyclinae DSM 11498 containing:
- a CDS encoding integrase core domain-containing protein, whose product is EPQGNGIAERFVRILKENLLWVRRFNTVEELRKALLKFKETYNRQWIIGRHGYKTPSQVRERQIVLTECAA